One window of Brachybacterium ginsengisoli genomic DNA carries:
- the ilvD gene encoding dihydroxy-acid dehydratase: MAQLRSRTSTHGRNMAGARALWRATGMKSGDFGKPIIAIANSYTQFVPGHVHLKNMGDLVASAIAESGGISKEFNTIAVDDGIAMGHGGMLYSLPSRDIIADSIEYMVNAHTADALVCISNCDKITPGHLMAAMRLNIPVIFVSGGPSESGKPVEGVTDGRIDLVDAMSLSADETVTDAQLAEVEENACPTCGSCSGMFTANSMNCLTEVLGLSLPGNGTTLATHAFRKELFLEAGRKIVDLARRYYEDDDESVLPRSIATKAAFSNAMAMDVAMGGSTNTILHILAVAIEGGVDFGLDDIDRISRLVPTLSKVAPNGTAHVEDVHRAGGIPAILGELDRAGLLDHTIHTVHSPDLTSWLDEWDVRGGKASKKAEALFHAAPGGVRTTQAFSTTNTWDDLDLDGENGVVRAVPHAHTKDGGLAVLKGNLARDGAVFKTAGITEDLFHFEGTAVVCDSQEEAVQKILDKTVKAGDVVVIRYEGPQGGPGMQEMLYPTSFLKGRGLGKTCALITDGRFSGGTSGVSIGHISPEAAEGGLIGLIEDGDRIIIDVDKRLLELDVPEEEIERRRTAKGPLPWRPENRERQVSQALKVYAHLVRSATYGATRRPLD, from the coding sequence ATGGCTCAGCTCCGATCCCGCACCTCCACCCATGGCCGCAACATGGCAGGCGCCCGCGCCCTCTGGCGCGCCACCGGCATGAAGAGCGGCGACTTCGGCAAACCGATCATCGCGATCGCGAACTCGTACACGCAGTTCGTCCCCGGCCACGTGCACCTCAAGAACATGGGCGACCTGGTCGCCTCGGCGATCGCCGAGTCGGGCGGCATCTCCAAGGAGTTCAACACCATCGCGGTGGACGACGGCATCGCGATGGGCCACGGCGGCATGCTCTACTCGCTGCCCAGCCGCGACATCATCGCCGACTCCATCGAATACATGGTCAATGCGCACACGGCGGATGCCCTCGTGTGCATCTCGAACTGCGACAAGATCACCCCCGGCCATCTGATGGCCGCGATGCGGCTGAACATCCCGGTCATCTTCGTCTCCGGCGGCCCCTCCGAGTCCGGCAAGCCGGTCGAGGGCGTCACCGACGGACGCATCGACCTGGTGGACGCGATGTCGCTGTCCGCGGACGAAACGGTGACCGACGCGCAGCTCGCCGAGGTCGAGGAGAACGCCTGCCCCACCTGCGGCTCCTGCTCCGGCATGTTCACGGCCAACTCGATGAACTGCCTCACCGAGGTGCTCGGGCTCTCCCTGCCCGGCAACGGCACCACCCTCGCCACCCACGCCTTCCGCAAGGAGCTCTTCCTCGAGGCCGGGCGGAAGATCGTGGATCTCGCCCGCCGCTACTACGAGGACGACGACGAGTCCGTGCTGCCGCGCTCGATCGCGACGAAGGCCGCCTTCTCCAACGCGATGGCGATGGATGTCGCCATGGGCGGCTCGACCAACACGATCCTGCACATCCTCGCCGTCGCGATCGAGGGCGGGGTCGACTTCGGCCTGGACGACATCGACCGCATCTCCCGCCTGGTCCCCACGCTCTCCAAGGTCGCCCCCAACGGCACCGCCCATGTGGAGGACGTCCACCGCGCCGGAGGCATCCCCGCGATCCTCGGCGAGCTGGACCGGGCCGGGCTGCTGGACCACACCATCCACACCGTCCACTCGCCCGACCTCACCAGCTGGCTGGACGAGTGGGACGTGCGCGGCGGCAAGGCGTCGAAGAAGGCTGAGGCCCTGTTCCACGCCGCTCCCGGAGGTGTGCGCACCACACAGGCGTTCTCCACCACGAACACCTGGGACGACCTGGACCTCGACGGCGAGAACGGCGTGGTCCGCGCCGTGCCGCACGCCCACACCAAGGACGGCGGTCTCGCCGTGCTGAAGGGCAACCTCGCCCGCGACGGCGCCGTGTTCAAGACCGCCGGCATCACCGAGGACCTCTTCCACTTCGAGGGCACCGCGGTGGTCTGCGACTCCCAGGAGGAGGCGGTCCAGAAGATCCTCGACAAGACGGTCAAGGCCGGGGACGTCGTGGTGATCCGCTACGAGGGCCCGCAGGGAGGCCCGGGCATGCAGGAGATGCTCTACCCGACCTCCTTCCTCAAGGGGCGCGGGCTCGGCAAGACCTGCGCGCTCATCACCGACGGCCGCTTCTCCGGCGGCACCAGCGGCGTCTCGATCGGCCACATCTCCCCGGAGGCCGCCGAGGGCGGGCTGATCGGCCTGATCGAGGACGGCGACCGCATCATCATCGACGTGGACAAGCGCCTGCTCGAGCTCGACGTGCCCGAGGAGGAGATCGAGCGGCGCCGCACCGCGAAGGGGCCGCTGCCCTGGCGCCCCGAGAACCGCGAGCGCCAGGTCTCCCAGGCTCTGAAGGTCTACGCGCACCTGGTGCGCTCGGCGACCTACGGCGCGACCCGTCGGCCGCTGGACTGA
- a CDS encoding acetolactate synthase large subunit: MNGQQMTGAQALVESLKHAGAEVVFGLPGGAILPTYDPLMDAEGLRHVLVRHEQGAGHAASGYAHATGKVGVCLATSGPGATNLITAIADAQMDSIPLVAITGQVGSSFIGTDAFQEADIVGMTMPITKHNFLVKNADDIPLAIKQAFHIASTGRPGAVLVDVTKDAQQAMTEFSWPEALGLPGYRPAPRPHGKQIREAVSLLLEAKRPVFLLGGGVLRGKATEEVGELIEVSGAPFVTTLMARGALPDSHPSHLGMPGMHGTVAAVSALQRSDLIVNIGARFDDRVTGVLESFAPGAKVVHADIDPAEISKNRIADVPIVGEAAEIARALTAELTERLAAEDTRDYETWWNTLDMLRDNYPLGWTETEDGLTAPQKVISRIGAISGPDSIFVAGVGQHQMWSSQFIKYEQPYSWLNSGGLGTMGYSVPAAMGAKVGQPDKVVWSIDGDGCFQMTNQELATCVINEIPIKVAVINNSSLGMVRQWQNLFYDQRYSNTELNTGHGSRRIPDFVKLADAYGCAGLRCERDEDIDATIAQAMEINDRPVVVDFTVSADAMVWPMVPSGVSNDEIQIAQGMSPEWERDI, translated from the coding sequence ATGAACGGACAGCAGATGACCGGCGCGCAGGCGCTGGTCGAGTCCCTCAAGCACGCCGGGGCCGAGGTCGTCTTCGGCCTTCCCGGCGGCGCCATCCTGCCCACCTATGACCCGCTGATGGACGCGGAGGGCCTGCGCCACGTGCTGGTCCGTCACGAGCAGGGCGCCGGCCACGCCGCCAGCGGCTACGCCCACGCGACCGGGAAGGTCGGCGTCTGCCTGGCCACCTCCGGTCCCGGCGCCACCAACCTCATCACCGCCATCGCGGACGCCCAGATGGACTCGATCCCCCTGGTCGCGATCACCGGTCAGGTCGGCTCCTCCTTCATCGGCACCGATGCCTTCCAGGAGGCGGACATCGTCGGCATGACGATGCCGATCACCAAGCACAACTTCCTGGTCAAGAACGCGGATGACATCCCGCTGGCGATCAAGCAGGCCTTCCACATCGCCTCGACCGGTCGGCCCGGCGCGGTGCTCGTGGACGTCACCAAGGACGCCCAGCAGGCGATGACCGAGTTCTCCTGGCCCGAGGCCCTGGGGCTGCCCGGCTACCGTCCCGCCCCCCGCCCCCACGGCAAGCAGATCCGCGAGGCGGTCTCCCTTCTGCTCGAGGCCAAGCGGCCCGTGTTCCTGCTCGGCGGCGGCGTGCTGCGCGGCAAGGCCACCGAAGAGGTCGGCGAGCTCATCGAGGTCTCCGGCGCACCCTTCGTGACCACGCTGATGGCCCGGGGCGCGCTGCCCGACTCCCACCCCAGCCACCTGGGCATGCCCGGCATGCACGGCACGGTCGCCGCGGTCTCCGCGCTGCAGCGCTCCGATCTGATCGTGAACATCGGTGCGCGCTTCGACGACCGCGTGACCGGTGTCCTGGAGTCCTTCGCCCCCGGGGCCAAGGTCGTCCACGCGGACATCGATCCGGCGGAGATCTCGAAGAACCGCATCGCCGACGTCCCGATCGTGGGCGAGGCCGCCGAGATCGCGCGGGCCCTGACCGCCGAGCTCACCGAGCGCCTGGCCGCCGAGGACACGCGCGACTACGAGACCTGGTGGAACACCCTGGACATGCTCCGGGACAACTACCCGCTGGGCTGGACCGAGACCGAGGACGGCCTGACCGCCCCGCAGAAGGTCATCTCCCGCATCGGTGCGATCTCCGGACCGGACTCGATCTTCGTGGCCGGCGTGGGCCAGCACCAGATGTGGTCCAGCCAGTTCATCAAGTACGAGCAGCCCTACAGCTGGCTGAACTCCGGCGGCCTGGGCACCATGGGCTACTCGGTGCCCGCGGCGATGGGCGCGAAGGTCGGCCAGCCGGACAAGGTCGTGTGGTCCATCGACGGCGACGGCTGCTTCCAGATGACCAATCAGGAGCTCGCCACCTGCGTCATCAACGAGATCCCGATCAAGGTCGCGGTCATCAACAACTCCAGCCTCGGCATGGTGCGCCAGTGGCAGAACCTGTTCTACGACCAGCGCTACTCCAACACCGAGCTGAACACCGGGCACGGCTCGCGCCGCATCCCCGACTTCGTCAAGCTCGCCGACGCCTACGGCTGCGCGGGCCTGCGCTGCGAGCGGGACGAGGACATCGACGCCACCATCGCGCAGGCGATGGAGATCAACGACCGCCCCGTGGTCGTCGACTTCACCGTCAGCGCCGACGCGATGGTCTGGCCGATGGTGCCGTCCGGCGTCTCCAACGACGAGATCCAGATCGCGCAGGGCATGAGCCCCGAGTGGGAGAGGGACATCTGA
- the ilvN gene encoding acetolactate synthase small subunit: MTPDSQTLSVLVENTPGALTRVTALFSRRGYNISSLAVGPTEHPEISRITVVVDVEQHRLEQITKQLNKLVNVLKIVQLDARSTVQRELILIKVTADNSTRTSVLEIVQMFRAKVVDAAADSVTVEATGTQDKLSALLGMLESFGIREIVKSGEVAIGRGGRAITDRSLLG; this comes from the coding sequence ATGACCCCCGACAGCCAGACCCTCTCGGTCCTGGTGGAGAACACCCCCGGTGCGCTCACCCGCGTCACCGCGCTGTTCTCCCGCCGCGGGTACAACATCTCCTCCCTCGCGGTCGGACCGACCGAGCACCCGGAGATCTCCCGCATCACGGTGGTGGTCGATGTCGAGCAGCACCGGCTCGAGCAGATCACGAAGCAGCTCAACAAGCTCGTCAACGTGCTCAAGATCGTCCAGCTCGATGCGCGCTCGACCGTGCAGCGCGAGCTCATCCTCATCAAGGTCACCGCCGACAACTCGACGCGGACCTCGGTGCTGGAGATCGTGCAGATGTTCCGGGCCAAGGTGGTCGATGCGGCCGCCGACTCGGTGACCGTCGAGGCCACCGGCACCCAGGACAAGCTCTCGGCGCTGCTGGGAATGCTGGAGTCCTTCGGCATCCGCGAGATCGTCAAGTCCGGCGAGGTCGCCATCGGCCGCGGCGGGCGGGCGATCACCGATCGCAGCCTGCTCGGCTGA
- the ilvC gene encoding ketol-acid reductoisomerase — MAEIFYDDNADLSIIQGKKVAVVGFGSQGHAHALNLRDSGVEVRVGLREGSKSAAKAQEEGLTVGTVAEVSEWADLIMILTPDQDQRKVYAESIQPNLSEGKALAFAHGFNIRFGYIEVPEGVDVLLIAPKAPGHTVRREFVGGRGIPDIVAVEQDATGSAWDLALSYAKGIGGTRAGVIKTTFTEETETDLFGEQAVLCGGMSHLVQAGFETLAEAGYQPEIAYFEVLHELKLIVDLMFEGGIAKQRWSISDTAEYGDYVSGPRVVTADTKKAMKDVLADIQSGAFAKRFIDDQDAGAPEFKELRETEAKHQIEVVGKDLRKMFSWSAQAIDTDYVEGSAAR; from the coding sequence GTGGCTGAGATCTTCTACGACGACAATGCCGACCTGTCCATCATCCAGGGCAAGAAGGTCGCCGTCGTCGGCTTCGGCTCCCAGGGCCACGCCCACGCGCTGAACCTGCGCGACAGCGGCGTCGAGGTCCGGGTGGGCCTCCGCGAGGGCTCGAAGTCCGCCGCCAAGGCGCAGGAGGAGGGCCTCACCGTCGGCACCGTCGCCGAGGTCTCCGAGTGGGCCGACCTGATCATGATCCTCACCCCGGACCAGGACCAGCGGAAGGTCTACGCCGAGTCCATCCAGCCGAACCTGAGCGAGGGCAAGGCGCTCGCCTTCGCCCACGGCTTCAACATCCGCTTCGGCTACATCGAGGTCCCCGAGGGCGTCGACGTGCTGCTGATCGCCCCGAAGGCTCCCGGCCACACCGTGCGTCGCGAGTTCGTCGGCGGCCGCGGCATCCCGGACATCGTCGCCGTCGAGCAGGACGCCACCGGTTCCGCCTGGGACCTCGCGCTCTCCTACGCCAAGGGCATCGGCGGCACCCGCGCCGGCGTCATCAAGACCACCTTCACCGAGGAGACCGAGACCGACCTGTTCGGTGAGCAGGCCGTCCTCTGCGGCGGCATGAGCCACCTCGTCCAGGCCGGCTTCGAGACCCTCGCCGAGGCGGGCTACCAGCCCGAGATCGCCTACTTCGAGGTCCTCCACGAGCTCAAGCTGATCGTCGACCTCATGTTCGAGGGCGGCATCGCCAAGCAGCGCTGGTCGATCTCCGACACCGCCGAGTACGGCGACTACGTCTCCGGCCCCCGCGTCGTCACGGCCGACACCAAGAAGGCCATGAAGGACGTCCTCGCGGACATCCAGAGCGGCGCCTTCGCGAAGCGCTTCATCGACGACCAGGACGCCGGCGCCCCGGAGTTCAAGGAGCTGCGCGAGACCGAGGCGAAGCACCAGATCGAGGTCGTCGGCAAGGACCTGCGCAAGATGTTCTCCTGGAGCGCCCAGGCCATCGACACCGACTACGTCGAGGGCAGCGCCGCGCGCTGA
- the serA gene encoding phosphoglycerate dehydrogenase has protein sequence MTRPVVLLAEELSPATIEVFGDDADVRHVDGTDRGALLAAVADADALLVRSATTVDAEVFAAARSLKVVARAGVGLDNVDVPAATSAGVMVINAPTSNITSAAELAVALILASLRNLGRADASVKAGRWERKQLTGVELLGKTVGVVGFGRIGQLVAERLRPFGVNLLAYDPYVNHARAAELGARVVELDQLMRESDIVTVHMPKTPETTGLIGAEEFALAKPDLHVVNAARGGLIDEEALHVALTTGQIAAAALDVYSSEPPAASETAKRLLELDNVTLTPHLGASTAEAQEKAGVAVAKSVRLALAGELVPDAVNVAGGAIDDEVRPGVALADRLGQLFTTLAGEAPELLDIEVHGEIATRDVTALKLSALRGLFRSVVTEQVSYVNAPVLAEERGIGVQLVTDETSERFRNVITLRGTLRSGEVVSVSGTLSGVDQEHKLTEVFGHALDLAMSDHLLIIRYEDGPGLIGTYGQRLGAAGINIAGMQVSRAGSVRGAEALVVLNLDESVDREFAEELGAAIEARSIHAVDLVY, from the coding sequence GTGACGCGTCCCGTCGTGCTGCTCGCCGAAGAACTCTCGCCCGCCACCATCGAGGTCTTCGGTGATGACGCCGATGTCCGCCACGTCGACGGCACCGACCGCGGTGCGCTGCTGGCCGCCGTGGCCGACGCCGACGCCCTGCTGGTCCGCTCCGCGACGACGGTCGACGCCGAGGTCTTCGCGGCCGCCCGCTCGCTGAAGGTCGTCGCCCGTGCGGGCGTGGGCCTGGACAACGTCGACGTCCCCGCCGCCACGAGCGCGGGCGTCATGGTCATCAACGCCCCCACCTCCAACATCACCTCGGCCGCCGAGCTGGCGGTCGCGCTGATCCTCGCCTCCCTGCGCAACCTCGGGCGCGCCGACGCGTCGGTGAAGGCGGGTCGGTGGGAGCGCAAGCAGCTCACCGGTGTCGAGCTGCTGGGCAAGACCGTCGGTGTCGTGGGCTTCGGCCGCATCGGCCAGCTCGTCGCCGAGCGCCTGCGCCCCTTCGGCGTGAACCTCCTGGCGTACGACCCCTACGTGAACCATGCCCGCGCCGCCGAGCTCGGTGCGCGCGTCGTGGAGCTCGACCAGCTGATGCGCGAGTCGGACATCGTCACCGTGCACATGCCGAAGACCCCCGAGACCACCGGGCTGATCGGCGCCGAGGAGTTCGCGCTGGCCAAGCCCGACCTGCACGTGGTCAACGCCGCCCGCGGCGGCCTGATCGACGAGGAGGCGCTGCACGTGGCGCTGACCACGGGTCAGATCGCCGCCGCCGCCCTGGACGTCTACAGCTCCGAGCCGCCGGCCGCCTCCGAGACGGCCAAGCGCCTGCTCGAGCTCGACAACGTCACCCTCACCCCGCACCTCGGCGCCTCCACCGCCGAAGCCCAGGAGAAGGCCGGCGTCGCGGTCGCGAAGTCGGTGCGCCTCGCACTGGCCGGCGAGCTGGTCCCGGACGCGGTGAACGTCGCCGGCGGCGCGATCGACGACGAGGTGCGCCCCGGCGTCGCCCTCGCCGATCGGCTCGGCCAGCTCTTCACCACTCTCGCGGGGGAGGCCCCCGAGCTGCTGGACATCGAGGTGCACGGCGAGATCGCGACGCGCGACGTCACCGCGCTGAAGCTCTCCGCCCTGCGCGGTCTCTTCCGCTCCGTGGTAACCGAGCAGGTCAGCTACGTCAACGCGCCCGTCCTCGCCGAGGAGCGCGGCATCGGCGTGCAGCTCGTGACCGACGAGACCTCCGAGCGCTTCCGCAACGTCATCACGCTGCGCGGCACCCTGCGCAGCGGCGAGGTCGTCAGCGTCTCCGGCACGCTCAGCGGCGTGGACCAGGAGCACAAGCTCACCGAGGTCTTCGGCCACGCCCTGGACCTCGCCATGAGCGACCACCTGCTGATCATCCGGTACGAGGACGGCCCGGGCCTGATCGGCACCTACGGCCAGCGCCTCGGTGCGGCCGGCATCAACATCGCCGGCATGCAGGTCTCCCGCGCCGGCAGCGTCCGGGGCGCCGAGGCGCTCGTCGTGCTGAACCTCGACGAGTCCGTCGACCGCGAGTTCGCCGAGGAGCTCGGCGCCGCGATCGAGGCGCGCTCCATCCACGCCGTCGATCTCGTCTACTGA
- a CDS encoding 3-isopropylmalate dehydrogenase — translation MSTPTPGSASTLRLAVIEGDGIGKEVVPQGVRALRAALEPAGVTVETTDFDLGAGRWHRTGETLTDEDMARLAEHDAILLGAVGDPGVPSGVLERGLLLKLRFAFDHYVNLRPTRLFPGVSSPLANPGEMDFVVVREGTEGPYVGNGGSLRTGTDLEVATEVSLNTAVGVERVVRYAFEQAESRRRKLTLVHKHNVLVHAGHLYRRIVEKVGAEHPEVEVDYAHVDAMMIYLVQDPSRFDVIVTDNLFGDIVTDLAGAVGGGIGLAASGNINPTGAYPSMFEPVHGSAPDIAGKDLADPTATVLSIAIMLDHLGHVEPAAAVRAAVENDVAARAGSEELSGRGTAAIGDALVAAISGR, via the coding sequence ATGAGCACCCCCACCCCCGGATCCGCCAGCACCCTGCGCCTCGCCGTCATCGAGGGCGACGGCATCGGCAAGGAGGTCGTCCCGCAGGGCGTGCGCGCGCTACGCGCCGCCCTCGAGCCGGCCGGCGTCACCGTCGAGACCACCGACTTCGACCTCGGCGCGGGTCGCTGGCACCGCACCGGCGAGACGCTGACCGACGAGGACATGGCCCGCCTCGCCGAGCACGACGCGATCCTGCTCGGCGCCGTGGGCGATCCGGGGGTGCCCTCGGGCGTGCTCGAGCGCGGACTCCTGCTGAAGCTCCGCTTCGCCTTCGACCACTACGTGAACCTGCGCCCCACCCGGCTGTTCCCGGGCGTGAGCTCCCCGCTGGCGAACCCCGGCGAGATGGACTTCGTGGTGGTGCGCGAGGGCACCGAGGGGCCTTACGTCGGCAACGGAGGCTCGCTCCGCACGGGCACCGATCTCGAGGTCGCCACCGAGGTCTCGCTGAACACCGCCGTCGGGGTCGAGCGCGTGGTCCGCTACGCCTTCGAGCAGGCCGAGAGCCGCCGCAGGAAGCTCACCCTCGTGCACAAGCACAACGTGCTGGTCCACGCCGGTCACCTCTACCGCCGCATCGTCGAGAAGGTCGGCGCGGAGCACCCCGAGGTCGAGGTCGATTACGCCCACGTCGACGCGATGATGATCTACCTGGTGCAGGACCCGTCCCGCTTCGACGTGATCGTCACCGACAACCTCTTCGGCGACATCGTCACGGATCTCGCCGGCGCCGTGGGCGGCGGCATCGGGCTGGCCGCGAGCGGCAACATCAACCCCACCGGCGCCTACCCCTCGATGTTCGAGCCGGTGCACGGCTCCGCTCCGGACATCGCCGGGAAGGATCTCGCCGACCCCACCGCCACGGTGCTCTCGATCGCGATCATGCTGGACCACCTGGGCCACGTCGAGCCGGCAGCGGCAGTGCGTGCTGCCGTCGAGAACGACGTCGCCGCCCGCGCCGGCTCCGAGGAGCTCTCCGGCCGCGGCACCGCTGCGATCGGGGACGCCCTGGTCGCCGCGATCTCCGGTCGCTGA
- a CDS encoding branched-chain amino acid aminotransferase, with product MSALDFTQTSTTRRTGDAERAQILADPGFGSHFTDFMAHARWTAEGGWETSEVLPYGPLQLSPAAAVLHYGQEIFEGLKAFRHADGSIWTFRPEVNAERLQRSARRLALPELPTEEFLASLRAVVAADEPWVPEATSEESLYLRPFMFASEEFLGVRASHTVDYYVIASPAGPYFPRGVQPLVVWITDEYARAGAGGTGAAKCGGNYASSLLGKREAAEHGADEVLFLDSETHTSIDELSGMNVFAVTRDGRLLTPALTGSILEGVTRASILRLAEDRGLGVSEQPLVMSEVLEQLASGEITEMFACGTAAVINPIGEFKAHGGTWTVGDGGSGETTLALRKELTDIQYGRIADRHGWLTRLV from the coding sequence GTGAGCGCGCTCGACTTCACCCAGACCAGCACGACCCGTCGCACCGGCGACGCCGAGCGCGCACAGATCCTCGCCGACCCCGGGTTCGGGTCCCACTTCACCGACTTCATGGCGCATGCGCGCTGGACGGCGGAGGGCGGCTGGGAGACGTCGGAGGTCCTCCCGTACGGGCCCCTGCAGCTCTCCCCGGCCGCCGCGGTCCTTCACTACGGCCAGGAGATCTTCGAGGGCCTGAAGGCGTTCCGGCATGCCGACGGCTCGATCTGGACCTTCCGCCCCGAGGTGAACGCCGAGCGCCTGCAGCGCTCCGCGCGACGACTCGCGCTGCCCGAGCTGCCCACCGAGGAGTTCCTCGCCTCGCTGCGCGCGGTGGTCGCCGCCGACGAGCCGTGGGTCCCGGAGGCGACCAGCGAGGAGTCGCTGTACCTGCGTCCCTTCATGTTCGCGAGCGAGGAGTTCCTCGGCGTGCGGGCATCGCACACCGTGGACTACTACGTCATCGCCTCACCGGCAGGTCCGTACTTCCCGCGCGGCGTGCAGCCGCTGGTCGTGTGGATCACCGACGAGTACGCCCGCGCCGGCGCCGGCGGCACCGGCGCCGCCAAGTGCGGCGGCAACTACGCCTCCTCGCTGCTGGGGAAGCGCGAGGCCGCCGAGCACGGTGCCGACGAGGTGCTCTTCCTCGACTCGGAGACGCACACCAGCATCGACGAGCTCTCCGGCATGAACGTCTTCGCGGTGACCCGCGACGGCCGCCTGCTCACCCCGGCGCTGACCGGCTCGATCCTCGAGGGCGTCACCCGCGCCTCGATCCTCCGCCTGGCCGAGGATCGCGGGCTGGGCGTGAGCGAGCAGCCGCTCGTGATGAGCGAGGTGCTCGAGCAGCTGGCCAGCGGCGAGATCACCGAGATGTTCGCCTGCGGGACCGCCGCGGTGATCAACCCGATCGGTGAGTTCAAGGCCCACGGCGGCACCTGGACCGTCGGCGACGGCGGTTCGGGAGAGACCACCCTGGCGCTGCGCAAGGAGCTCACGGACATCCAGTACGGCCGGATCGCCGACCGTCACGGCTGGCTGACCAGGCTGGTCTGA
- the cimA gene encoding citramalate synthase — protein MTTHDAVKAAPIPAFHLYDTTLRDGSQQEGLTLSVADKLAVARHLDELGMTYIEGGWPGAVPRDTEFFARAAGELELHHARLAAFGATRKAGVAVEEDLQVAALVDSGAPTITLVAKSDLRHVTGALRTTGEENLAMVRETVEHLVGLGREVFVDAEHFFDGFVHDADYTTSVLVAAQEAGARVLVLCDTNGGMLPHQVTEIIEDLGSRLEAAGVGEARLGAHMHNDTGCAVANTLAAVRAGITHVQGCVNGYGERTGNADLVTLMANLQLKMGLELLSAETLGETTRIAHAIGEIVNMPVAARAPYAGASAFAHKAGLHASAIRVDPDLYQHTDPLLVGNDMRMIISDMAGRASIELKGRELGFDLAGEPELLSRLAAAVKQREAVGYSYEAADASFELLLLDALGQVPSYSTVESWRATSQLGRDGTLESEATVKLLADGEGEHERKVAIAEGNGPVNALDLALRAALRERHPEVDEFELRDFKVRILDAHHGTDATTRVLVRTSGRGLEFQTVGVGPNVIEASWEAIYDAYTYGLFKSGV, from the coding sequence ATGACGACCCACGACGCCGTGAAGGCCGCCCCGATCCCCGCGTTCCACCTCTACGACACCACGCTGCGCGACGGCTCCCAGCAGGAGGGCCTGACGCTCTCGGTCGCGGACAAGCTCGCCGTGGCGCGGCATCTCGACGAGCTCGGGATGACCTACATCGAGGGCGGCTGGCCCGGCGCCGTCCCGCGGGACACCGAGTTCTTCGCCCGCGCGGCAGGGGAGCTCGAGCTGCACCACGCCCGGCTCGCCGCCTTCGGCGCGACCCGCAAGGCGGGCGTCGCCGTCGAGGAGGATCTCCAGGTGGCTGCGCTGGTCGACTCCGGCGCGCCCACGATCACCCTGGTCGCGAAGTCCGATCTCCGCCACGTCACCGGCGCCCTGCGCACCACGGGCGAGGAGAACCTCGCCATGGTGCGCGAGACCGTCGAGCACCTCGTGGGGCTCGGCCGGGAGGTCTTCGTCGACGCCGAGCACTTCTTCGACGGTTTCGTCCACGACGCCGACTACACCACCTCCGTCCTGGTCGCCGCCCAGGAGGCGGGCGCCCGTGTGCTGGTGCTGTGCGACACCAACGGCGGGATGCTCCCGCACCAGGTCACAGAGATCATCGAGGACCTCGGCTCCCGCCTCGAGGCGGCCGGGGTCGGGGAGGCCCGTCTCGGTGCACACATGCACAACGACACCGGCTGCGCGGTGGCCAACACCCTGGCCGCCGTCCGCGCCGGGATCACCCATGTGCAGGGCTGCGTGAACGGCTACGGCGAGCGCACCGGCAACGCCGACCTCGTCACCCTGATGGCGAACCTCCAGCTGAAGATGGGGCTGGAGCTTCTCTCGGCCGAGACCCTCGGGGAGACCACCCGCATCGCCCATGCCATCGGCGAGATCGTGAACATGCCGGTCGCCGCCCGCGCTCCCTACGCCGGGGCGAGCGCCTTCGCGCACAAGGCCGGACTGCACGCGAGCGCGATCCGGGTCGATCCCGATCTGTACCAGCACACGGATCCGCTGCTGGTCGGCAATGACATGCGGATGATCATCTCCGACATGGCAGGCCGGGCCTCGATCGAGCTCAAGGGGCGCGAGCTGGGCTTCGACCTGGCCGGCGAGCCGGAGCTGCTCTCGCGTCTGGCAGCGGCGGTCAAGCAGCGAGAGGCGGTCGGCTACTCCTATGAGGCGGCCGACGCCTCCTTCGAGCTGCTCCTGCTCGACGCGCTCGGCCAGGTGCCGAGCTACTCGACGGTGGAGTCCTGGAGGGCCACCTCGCAGCTGGGACGGGACGGCACCCTCGAGTCCGAGGCGACGGTGAAGCTGCTCGCGGACGGCGAGGGCGAGCACGAGCGCAAGGTCGCGATCGCCGAGGGCAACGGGCCGGTCAACGCCCTGGACCTCGCACTGCGGGCGGCGCTGCGCGAACGCCACCCGGAGGTCGACGAGTTCGAGCTGCGCGACTTCAAGGTGCGCATCCTCGACGCCCACCACGGGACGGACGCCACCACGCGCGTGCTGGTGCGCACCTCCGGTCGCGGTCTCGAGTTCCAGACCGTGGGCGTGGGCCCCAACGTCATCGAAGCCTCCTGGGAGGCGATCTACGACGCGTACACCTACGGTCTGTTCAAGTCCGGGGTCTGA